In a single window of the Nicotiana tomentosiformis chromosome 8, ASM39032v3, whole genome shotgun sequence genome:
- the LOC104112353 gene encoding protein MEI2-like 2, translating to MEKPLKKPMSEESEASSAKTSCKEKNAWAIPLGSAVYHASTDTSLFSSSLPVLPHAKLNFNESENYGQSVDDNSPSLSKHQVEDKIKDPLEEVEPSPVGFLLPGDEDELLAGLMDDFDLSGLPTQVEDLDDDFFGSGGLEMEPDDQNNLLNGIANLSMSYSYPNGAATVVGEHPYGEHPSRTLFVRNINSNVEDSELKSLFEQFGDIRTLYTACKHRGFVMISYYDIRAARTAMRALQNKPLRRRKLDIHFSIPKENPSEKDINQGTLVVFNLDPSVSNEDLRQIFGTYGEVKEIRETPHKRHHKFIEFYDVRAADAALKALNRSDIAGKRIKLEPSRPGGARRNLMQQLSQELESDEIRTFRHSVGSPVASSPPGSWSNFGSPVEPNPLRGYSQSPGLRNLSPVNGNLMPGLASILPGHLSSPKIAPIGKDTGRIGHLNQVTTSPKLAQGVGNYQHSFSVPERNPASGMGSMPFGNYSKPSGTATLSGPQFLWGSPPIQSERTDSSIWPTSSMAHPPFASNGQGQGYLHSRRQGSFLGSHHVGSAPSGIPLERHFGFPESPQTSYVNPLVFGRGGSTHNNGSQVMNIGSLGAMNMGVDLAGNFTDSGSPSSRMMPLTRNGPIFSGNGSYGGLGTVNGEGLIERGRSRKIDSGNQIDNKKQYQLDLEKIRRGEDTRTTLMIKNIPNKYTSKMLLAAIDETHKNTYDFLYLPIDFKNKCNVGYAFINMVSPAHIVSFYEVFNGKKWEKFNSEKVATLAYARIQGKVALVTHFQNSSLMNEDKRCRPILFQSEGQDAADQETLPSSNLNICIRRPDGSYSGDSLDSPKGSLDGKPEIFTGSG from the exons ATGGAGAAGCCGTTAAAGAAACCTATGTCAGAAGAATCTGAAG CTTCTTCAGCAAAGACTTCTTGTAAAGAGAAGAACGCTTGGGCTATTCCCCTTGGATCTGCAGTGTATCACGCATCAACTGACACAAGCTTGTTTTCTAGCTCACTGCCTGTGCTGCCACATGCGAAAC TAAACTTCAATGAGTCTGAGAACTATGGTCAATCCGTTGACGATAACTCACCTAGCTTAAGCAAGCATCAAGTGGAAGATAAAATTAAAGATCCGTTAGAAGAGGTTGAGCCAAGTCCAGTCGGGTTCTTGCTTCCAGGTGATGAAGACGAGCTACTAGCAGGCTTAATGGATGATTTTGATCTTAGTGGATTACCGACGCAGGTGGAGGATTTGGATGATGATTTTTTTGGCAGTGGAGGACTCGAAATGGAACCTGATGATCAAAATAATTTGCTTAATGGTATTGCAAACTTAAGCATGTCTTATAGTTATCCAAATGGTGCTGCAACTGTTGTCGGGGAACACCCATATGGAGAGCATCCGTCAAGGACATTATTCGTTCGAAATATTAACAGCAACGTAGAGGACTCAGAGTTGAAATCGCTCTTTGAA CAATTTGGTGATATCAGAACTCTATATACTGCATGCAAGCATAGGGGTTTTGTGATGATATCTTACTATGATAttcgagctgctcgaactgcaATGCGTGCACTACAAAATAAGCCCTTGAGACGAAGAAAGCTAGACATTCATTTTTCCATTCCTAAG GAAAATCCATCagagaaagatattaaccaaggaACTCTTGTAGTGTTCAACTTGGATCCATCGGTATCCAATGAGGATCTTCGGCAAATATTTGGGACATATGGTGAAGTCAAGGAG ATCAGGGAAACACCACATAAACGCCATCATAAGTTCATTGAATTCTATGATGTCAGAGCAGCGGACGCAGCTCTTAAAGCATTAAATCGTAGCGACATAGCTGGAAAGCGGATAAAGCTTGAACCCAGCCGACCTGGTGGAGCCCGTCGAAA TTTGATGCAGCAACTAAGTCAAGAACTGGAAAGCGATGAAATTCGAACATTTAGGCACTCAGTTGGTTCTCCGGTGGCCAGCTCTCCTCCAG GCAGCTGGTCAAACTTCGGCAGTCCTGTCGAACCCAACCCTTTGCGAGGTTATAGTCAATCACCTGGTCTGAGAAATCTCAGCCCTGTAAATGGTAATCTTATGCCAGGGCTGGCCTCTATTCTTCCTGGACACCTCTCAAGTCCGAAGATTGCACCTATCGGTAAAGATACCGGAAGGATTGGCCATTTGAATCAGGTAACTACTAGTCCAAAGTTGGCGCAAGGAGTGGGTAATTATCAGCATTCTTTTTCAGTCCCGGAGAGGAATCCAGCTTCAGGCATGGGATCTATGCCATTTGGTAACTACTCTAAGCCATCTGGTACTGCAACACTTTCCGGTCCACAGTTTCTGTGGGGTAGTCCCCCTATTCAGTCGGAGCGTACCGACTCTTCTATCTGGCCAACGTCATCAATGGCACATCCTCCATTTGCATCAAATGGACAAGGACAAGGCTATCTCCATTCACGTAGGCAAGGTTCTTTCCTCGGATCACATCACGTGGGGTCTGCTCCATCTGGAATTCCTCTGGAAAGGCATTTTGGTTTCCCGGAATCTCCTCAGACATCATATGTAAACCCACTTGTATTTGGAAGGGGAGGTTCTACTCATAACAATGGAAGTCAGGTGATGAATATAGGTTCCCTTGGAGCGATGAACATGGGTGTTGATCTCGCTGGGAACTTTACTGACAGTGGTTCTCCTAGCTCTAGAATGATGCCATTGACAAGGAATGGACCTATATTTTCCGGAAATGGCTCTTACGGAGGACTAGGAACAGTTAACGGCGAAGGACTAATTGAACGTGGTCGAAGTCGGAAAATTGACAGTGGTAATCAGATTGACAACAAGAAACAGTATCAGCTTGATCTGGAGAAGATCAGGAGAGGAGAAGATACTAGGACCACTTTGATGATTAAGAACATCCCAAACAA ATACACGTCGAAGATGCTACTTGCAGCAATTGATGAGACTCATAAGAATACATACGATTTCCTCTATTTGCCAATTGATTTCAAG AATAAATGTAATGTTGGTTATGCCTTCATCAACATGGTGTCTCCTGCACATATTGTCTCCTTTTATGAG GTATTCAATGGGAAGAAGTGGGAAAAGTTTAACAGTGAAAAAGTTGCGACGTTGGCTTATGCACGTATCCAGGGAAAGGTAGCTCTGGTTACTCACTTCCAGAACTCAAGCTTAATGAATGAAGACAAACGGTGCCGACCAATTCTTTTCCAGTCAGAGGGCCAAGATGCAGCTGATCAG GAAACTTTGCCATCGAGCAATCTTAATATTTGTATTCGTCGGCCTGATGGATCCTATTCGGGAGATTCTCTTGATAGCCCAAAGGGTAGTCTCGATGGGAAGCCGGAGATATTCACTGGAAGCGGCTGA